A window of Ruania suaedae contains these coding sequences:
- a CDS encoding ATP-grasp domain-containing protein — translation MTVGRHDAPTPGHGVESLLPAALALLGEPRPNGYERRHEVLKRELDVVRLEEAALRRGLESIRMDPLVRVFHDGASALGFVKNMSSTLLYLDRATTNRKPLTRRILQRGGVPVARGAETGDPDELARAVESIGCPVVVKPVTGSGGKGVVTDLASVEEAQEAAAEIFAAGKRVLVEEMVHGVDLRVSVVAGTAVASTLRVPASVIGDGSSTIAELAEAKNELRARSDYLRHQPIVLGPDKERFLAARGLSAESVPPAGRPVLLHHVANLSAGGDSYEVLPVLHPEVAALAERAASFFPTSLHAGVDILLERLDAPLAEQHAVVCEVNLNNEMPMHVYPMYGTPVALDELEIAAHWQAEAVIPSASLNAETAPGPVSVTLDELCEDTRICATAPPPQREPAPSATLQSLDDKHLLAALDPLLDKGCGARIPDDGLVHLTGSGERVADRYGRTVLAGEVGRTPGAVHRYARTSGIDVADHHERAETPVDPACVLLMDGTTLLAAQLWVPLTVAGDGVTALGELVEQQLATRRFHAPLARFAAGLEAADLLLTRGLEPATVPEDGALVQVGRSPMLSDGAATLGLSELPWPGLTELAARLVTAIGSHGIVTVAFVPRRRDGNHATWALWRYHCEPPLAPFHSPLHGPGFDPYPAMARRILTGPTRELVT, via the coding sequence GTGACCGTTGGCCGCCACGACGCTCCGACGCCCGGGCACGGCGTCGAGTCGCTCCTGCCGGCTGCCCTGGCACTGTTGGGCGAGCCTCGCCCGAACGGCTACGAACGCCGGCACGAGGTGCTCAAACGCGAGCTCGACGTCGTCCGCCTCGAGGAGGCAGCGCTGCGCCGCGGCCTGGAGAGCATCCGGATGGACCCGCTCGTGCGGGTTTTCCACGACGGCGCCTCCGCGCTGGGTTTCGTGAAGAACATGTCCTCCACCCTGCTCTACCTCGATCGCGCGACCACGAACCGCAAACCGCTCACGCGGCGGATTCTGCAGCGGGGCGGCGTCCCTGTGGCTCGTGGTGCCGAAACCGGCGACCCGGACGAGCTGGCGAGAGCCGTCGAGTCGATCGGGTGCCCGGTGGTGGTCAAACCCGTCACCGGAAGCGGTGGGAAGGGCGTGGTCACCGATCTGGCCTCGGTCGAGGAGGCGCAGGAGGCCGCCGCGGAGATCTTCGCGGCGGGCAAGCGGGTGCTGGTCGAGGAGATGGTGCACGGCGTCGACCTGCGGGTCAGCGTGGTGGCGGGGACGGCCGTCGCCTCGACCCTGCGGGTACCGGCGAGCGTGATCGGGGACGGCTCATCCACGATCGCCGAGCTCGCGGAGGCCAAGAACGAGCTCCGCGCCCGCAGCGACTACCTGCGCCACCAGCCGATCGTGCTCGGCCCCGACAAGGAGCGGTTCCTCGCCGCACGCGGGCTGAGCGCGGAGTCCGTACCGCCTGCGGGCCGGCCGGTGCTGCTGCACCACGTGGCGAACCTCTCTGCCGGAGGCGACAGCTACGAGGTTCTCCCCGTGCTCCATCCCGAGGTTGCCGCACTGGCCGAGCGTGCCGCGTCCTTCTTCCCCACCTCCCTGCACGCCGGGGTCGACATCCTCCTCGAGCGCCTGGATGCCCCGCTCGCCGAGCAGCACGCCGTGGTGTGCGAGGTCAACCTCAACAACGAGATGCCGATGCACGTCTACCCCATGTACGGCACACCCGTCGCACTCGACGAGCTGGAGATCGCCGCCCACTGGCAGGCCGAGGCCGTGATCCCGTCCGCGTCGCTAAACGCCGAGACCGCCCCGGGCCCGGTCAGCGTGACGCTGGACGAACTGTGCGAGGACACCCGGATCTGCGCCACGGCTCCCCCGCCACAGCGGGAACCGGCACCTTCGGCCACGCTCCAGAGCCTCGACGACAAGCACCTGCTCGCCGCGCTCGACCCCCTCCTCGACAAGGGGTGCGGGGCAAGGATCCCGGATGACGGACTGGTGCACCTGACCGGCAGCGGGGAGCGGGTCGCCGACCGATACGGTCGCACCGTGCTCGCCGGCGAGGTGGGCCGCACCCCCGGGGCAGTGCACCGCTACGCCCGGACGTCGGGCATCGACGTGGCGGACCACCACGAGCGGGCCGAGACCCCGGTCGATCCCGCGTGCGTCCTGCTCATGGACGGCACCACTCTCCTGGCGGCCCAGTTATGGGTTCCACTGACGGTGGCCGGGGACGGCGTCACCGCGCTGGGCGAGCTGGTGGAGCAGCAGCTCGCCACCCGCCGGTTTCATGCTCCGCTGGCCCGGTTCGCGGCCGGGCTGGAGGCGGCGGATCTACTCCTCACGCGCGGTCTCGAGCCCGCCACGGTCCCGGAGGATGGCGCGCTCGTGCAGGTGGGGCGCTCCCCCATGCTCTCCGACGGCGCCGCCACCCTCGGCCTGAGCGAACTGCCGTGGCCGGGCCTGACCGAGCTGGCGGCGCGGCTGGTCACCGCCATCGGCAGTCACGGCATCGTCACCGTGGCCTTCGTCCCGCGGCGGCGGGACGGCAACCACGCGACATGGGCGTTGTGGCGCTACCACTGCGAGCCACCGCTGGCGCCGTTCCACTCCCCGCTGCACGGTCCCGGGTTCGACCCCTACCCCGCCATGGCGCGCCGCATCCTGACCGGCCCCACCCGGGAGCTCGTCACCTAG